One Algibacter sp. L3A6 genomic region harbors:
- a CDS encoding glycosyltransferase: MKLAIVTAYPPSKVTLNEYAYHLVKHFRQKEEVTELILLTDKTEEPKDVAFTEDGCKITIKECWEFNSYSNITSVTSAITSVKPDAVLFNLQFMKFGDKKVAAALGLMLPLVCKMKKIPSIVLLHNILEEVDLGSAGFTQSKLMQKVYGFIGSTLTRLILQADVVAVTMQKYVDILEHKYNAKNVKLIPHGTFEIPEMPDFNVPVTPMEIMTFGKFGTYKKVEGMIEAVEKVRNSTGLDLEVVIAGTDNPNVPGYLAKVQEDYKHVPQVRFTGYVEENEVPKLFNDSAVVVFPYTSTTGSSGVLHQAGSYGKAVVMPDLGDLALLVQDEGYRGEFFDPTSVDSLATAIENIVTNETYRRELGKTNYEAATAHPMSQIAQIYLNTFNKIIEKRA, from the coding sequence ATGAAGTTAGCAATTGTAACCGCATATCCGCCAAGTAAGGTCACTCTAAATGAGTATGCTTACCATTTGGTAAAACATTTCAGACAAAAAGAAGAGGTTACAGAGTTAATTTTGTTAACCGATAAAACGGAAGAGCCAAAGGATGTTGCTTTTACGGAAGATGGATGTAAAATTACAATTAAAGAATGTTGGGAATTTAATAGCTACAGCAATATAACAAGCGTTACTAGTGCTATTACTAGTGTTAAACCAGATGCGGTATTATTCAATTTACAGTTTATGAAGTTTGGTGATAAAAAAGTTGCCGCAGCTTTAGGCTTAATGTTGCCTTTAGTTTGTAAAATGAAAAAAATACCGAGTATTGTTTTATTACATAATATTTTAGAAGAAGTTGATTTAGGAAGCGCAGGATTTACACAGAGTAAATTAATGCAAAAAGTATACGGCTTTATAGGTTCTACTCTAACACGATTGATTTTACAAGCTGATGTTGTGGCAGTAACCATGCAGAAATATGTTGATATATTAGAGCACAAATACAATGCTAAAAATGTAAAATTGATACCTCACGGTACTTTTGAAATTCCCGAAATGCCAGATTTTAATGTGCCTGTTACACCAATGGAAATTATGACCTTTGGGAAATTTGGTACGTACAAAAAGGTAGAAGGGATGATAGAAGCTGTAGAAAAGGTTAGAAATTCTACAGGTTTAGATTTAGAAGTTGTAATTGCAGGAACCGATAACCCTAACGTACCAGGCTATTTAGCTAAAGTACAAGAAGATTATAAGCATGTACCACAAGTTCGTTTTACAGGTTATGTTGAAGAAAATGAAGTTCCTAAATTGTTTAATGATAGCGCTGTGGTTGTATTTCCATATACATCGACTACAGGAAGTTCTGGAGTATTGCATCAAGCTGGAAGTTATGGTAAAGCAGTGGTTATGCCAGATCTAGGTGATTTAGCTTTACTAGTGCAAGATGAAGGTTACCGTGGTGAGTTTTTTGATCCAACAAGTGTTGATAGTTTAGCAACGGCTATTGAAAATATTGTTACCAATGAAACTTATAGACGAGAATTAGGAAAAACAAATTACGAAGCGGCAACGGCACACCCAATGTCTCAAATCGCTCAAATTTATTTAAATACGTTCAATAAAATAATTGAAAAACGCGCTTAA
- a CDS encoding cellulase family glycosylhydrolase yields the protein MVSVSKNILRTILIASYIMLVALIISGVSALFSYLNTGADRSTMLHTEIQKVEQYLPKVTWAPLNNEGRPIDSQNLSALQNNYLDAWYVKQIAYKTNKPAGIKDYYTDNARENLFNFIELNKEQNITIDATTLEHHPTLEFYSEDGQLAVVTDDNVVEYKRVFKNDTLILETTETSTYKMVFLLEDGFWRTRHLVKENTKIQELDNAQISLNNFKIKGINYYPQASPWDMYGDKFNLDTISKDLKIIKKAGLNTIRIFVPYESFGKATVDYQKLDRLKQTLDVAEAEKLKVIVTLFDFYGDYSVLDWTLNQRHAETIVAALKSHEALLAWDIKNEPNLDFESRGKDIVIAWLDNMINLVKSVDSEHAVTIGWNNIDSAPILKDKLDFISFHYYESLDVLEEKYKVLKTEIPTKPIVLGEYGMSSYNGFWKPFGDNDEDQAVFHKKAQDIFKKHDIAFISWTLYDFTEVPKEVVGRLPWRKRAQEHFGFINKNGETKPAFRYISNN from the coding sequence ATGGTAAGTGTAAGCAAAAACATATTACGCACCATTTTAATAGCCTCATACATTATGCTTGTAGCATTAATAATTTCTGGTGTAAGTGCTTTATTTAGCTACTTAAACACGGGTGCAGATAGAAGTACTATGCTGCATACAGAAATACAGAAAGTAGAACAATATTTACCAAAAGTTACTTGGGCTCCTTTAAATAATGAAGGTCGCCCAATAGATTCGCAAAACTTAAGCGCCTTACAAAACAACTATCTCGATGCTTGGTATGTAAAGCAAATAGCATACAAAACCAATAAACCAGCAGGTATAAAAGATTATTATACCGATAATGCTCGCGAAAATTTATTCAATTTTATTGAATTAAATAAAGAGCAAAACATCACCATAGATGCTACAACTTTAGAGCACCACCCTACCCTAGAATTTTATAGTGAAGATGGCCAGCTTGCTGTAGTTACCGATGATAATGTTGTAGAATATAAACGTGTTTTTAAAAACGATACTTTAATTTTAGAAACCACAGAAACATCTACCTATAAAATGGTGTTTTTATTAGAAGATGGTTTTTGGCGCACGAGGCACTTAGTTAAAGAAAATACGAAAATCCAGGAATTAGATAATGCCCAAATATCACTTAATAATTTTAAAATAAAAGGTATTAATTATTACCCACAAGCTTCGCCATGGGATATGTATGGCGATAAATTTAATTTAGATACCATTTCTAAAGATTTAAAAATTATTAAAAAAGCGGGTTTAAACACGATACGGATTTTTGTGCCTTATGAAAGTTTTGGCAAAGCAACAGTAGATTACCAAAAACTAGATCGATTAAAGCAAACCTTAGATGTCGCTGAAGCGGAAAAACTAAAAGTTATTGTTACGCTCTTTGATTTTTATGGAGATTACTCTGTGCTAGACTGGACACTAAACCAACGTCATGCAGAAACCATTGTAGCGGCATTAAAAAGCCATGAAGCCTTATTAGCTTGGGATATTAAAAACGAACCTAATTTAGATTTTGAATCTAGAGGAAAGGATATCGTTATTGCTTGGCTAGATAATATGATAAATTTAGTAAAATCTGTTGATAGCGAGCACGCTGTAACTATTGGTTGGAATAATATAGATAGTGCACCCATACTTAAAGATAAACTAGACTTTATATCCTTTCATTATTATGAAAGCTTAGATGTTTTGGAGGAAAAGTATAAAGTTTTAAAAACAGAAATACCAACGAAACCTATTGTTTTGGGAGAGTATGGTATGTCTTCTTATAACGGGTTTTGGAAACCATTTGGGGATAATGATGAGGATCAGGCTGTGTTTCATAAAAAAGCACAAGATATCTTTAAAAAACATGATATTGCTTTTATATCTTGGACTTTATACGACTTTACAGAAGTACCAAAAGAAGTCGTTGGTAGACTTCCTTGGAGAAAACGAGCTCAGGAGCATTTTGGTTTTATCAACAAAAATGGAGAGACCAAGCCCGCGTTCAGATATATATCCAATAATTAA
- a CDS encoding PleD family two-component system response regulator: MKILAIDDDQLVLLPLRKKLEQLGYQVCTSTDPKKGFEIFDSFKPNLLIVDINMPKFSGLEFIRYIRDIKNSTIPIIVLSGNTSAEAISEGFRFGINDYLKKPISLNEICDRIKRINIYFRTH; the protein is encoded by the coding sequence ATGAAAATATTAGCCATAGACGATGACCAGCTAGTTCTGTTGCCGCTAAGGAAAAAACTAGAACAATTAGGATATCAAGTCTGCACCTCAACAGACCCTAAAAAAGGTTTTGAAATTTTTGATAGCTTCAAACCCAACCTTTTAATTGTCGATATTAATATGCCAAAATTTTCAGGTTTGGAATTTATCAGGTATATTAGGGACATTAAAAATTCAACAATACCAATAATAGTACTCTCAGGAAATACAAGCGCCGAAGCTATTTCCGAAGGATTTAGATTTGGAATTAATGATTATTTAAAGAAACCAATAAGCTTAAATGAGATCTGTGATCGCATTAAACGTATAAATATTTATTTTAGAACCCATTAA
- a CDS encoding response regulator, whose protein sequence is MKILAIDDQQLVLLPLQKRLTDLGYEVTIETDANQAISVYNTFNPDLVIVDINMPGVSGLDIIKYVRNSKNADTPIMVLSGNTEDKVITEGFDLGINDYMKKPLSLNEISARVKRLIGQPDVVSTNDTTGDGVIQHRCVGVVIPCYDEEERLLSKEFTDYISTNTGYHLCFVNDGSKDDTLRVLNDLRKGREDFITVYDCEKNGGKAEAVRLGMLHMAKRDDLDYIGFLDADLSTDLRDFDDLVKTIETTDFKIVSGSRISRMGANITKESARKIISMTINFIIRKILGMDFKDTQCGAKIFSKDVIELSFREKFVTQWIFDVEIFKRMTLHFGTETAKTYICEQPLKRWIHADGSKLSMKDSVKIVGQLAQIAWVYRGKKSNDKIVKASSVKA, encoded by the coding sequence ATGAAAATATTAGCCATAGACGACCAACAGCTAGTTTTACTACCGCTACAAAAGCGATTAACCGATTTGGGATACGAAGTTACAATCGAAACCGATGCTAATCAAGCAATTTCGGTTTACAATACCTTTAATCCAGATTTAGTAATTGTCGATATTAATATGCCTGGAGTTTCGGGTTTAGATATTATAAAGTATGTAAGAAACTCTAAAAATGCAGATACACCAATTATGGTGTTATCTGGAAATACAGAAGATAAAGTAATTACTGAAGGCTTTGATTTAGGTATTAACGATTACATGAAAAAACCGTTAAGCTTAAATGAAATTTCGGCAAGAGTAAAACGATTAATAGGTCAGCCGGATGTTGTAAGTACAAATGATACTACTGGAGATGGCGTAATACAACACCGTTGTGTTGGTGTGGTTATACCATGCTACGATGAAGAGGAGCGCTTATTAAGTAAAGAATTTACCGATTATATAAGCACAAACACAGGATACCATTTGTGTTTTGTTAATGATGGAAGTAAAGATGATACCTTACGTGTTTTAAACGATTTAAGAAAAGGTAGAGAAGATTTTATTACAGTTTACGATTGCGAAAAAAATGGAGGTAAAGCCGAAGCCGTTAGGTTAGGAATGTTACACATGGCTAAACGTGATGATTTAGATTATATAGGCTTTCTAGATGCCGATTTATCTACAGATTTAAGAGATTTTGACGATTTAGTAAAAACGATTGAAACTACAGATTTTAAAATTGTTAGTGGTTCTAGAATTAGTAGAATGGGGGCAAACATTACTAAAGAGTCTGCAAGAAAAATTATTAGTATGACTATTAATTTCATTATCAGAAAAATACTGGGAATGGACTTTAAAGACACACAATGTGGTGCTAAAATTTTTAGCAAAGATGTTATAGAACTTTCTTTTAGAGAAAAATTTGTTACACAATGGATTTTTGATGTTGAAATTTTTAAAAGAATGACCTTACATTTTGGTACCGAAACTGCAAAAACTTACATCTGTGAGCAGCCATTAAAAAGATGGATTCATGCAGATGGATCTAAGCTATCCATGAAAGATTCTGTGAAAATCGTGGGGCAACTTGCTCAAATTGCTTGGGTATATAGAGGAAAGAAATCTAATGATAAAATAGTTAAGGCTTCTAGTGTGAAGGCCTAA
- a CDS encoding glycosyltransferase, with the protein MKIGVIIVFNNNALEIERGLFDSLFNFRSEVKLCLINNGSRDDTLDKLEMLIDTSGLNCTLIDIKQDKGINFAIKAGARYFFNQNKLKYFGYSTTSDLKVSEDLFYLMNEIENFVKTMINFRADKEESTNKMKPVFFKI; encoded by the coding sequence ATGAAGATTGGAGTAATAATAGTATTTAATAATAATGCTTTAGAAATAGAAAGAGGGTTATTTGATAGTTTATTTAATTTTAGAAGTGAAGTTAAATTGTGCCTTATAAATAATGGCAGTAGAGATGATACATTAGATAAGTTAGAAATGTTGATAGACACATCTGGCTTAAACTGTACACTCATAGATATAAAACAAGATAAAGGAATAAACTTTGCTATCAAAGCGGGTGCCAGATATTTTTTTAATCAGAATAAATTAAAATATTTTGGATATTCTACTACATCAGATTTAAAAGTATCTGAAGATTTGTTTTATTTAATGAATGAGATAGAAAATTTTGTAAAGACAATGATTAATTTTCGAGCAGATAAAGAGGAAAGCACAAACAAAATGAAACCTGTGTTCTTCAAAATATAG
- the moaA gene encoding GTP 3',8-cyclase MoaA, whose translation MKNEIPVLQDLHGRDHAYLRISLIERCNLRCSYCMPAEGVPLSPKSHLMTYEEIYDIAKIFVKHGVTKIRLTGGEPLIRKDIPVILEQLSSLPVELSITSNAVIIDKYIDILKKNGVNNINVSLDSLDAEKFKHITRRDQFTKVYNNILLLVKEGFNVKLNAVLMKDFNEDEIIDFIHFTKDLPIAVRFIEFMPFDGNKWDMSKMVSYADVMQLVNAAFPETDIVRLTDAPNDTSKNYKIKGYQGSFAIISSVTNPFCDSCNRLRLTANGQLKNCLFSSGESDLLTTLRAGNSIEPIIQKAVQAKFKVRGGMDTLKKLQEPKLHNNNRSMITIGG comes from the coding sequence ATGAAAAACGAAATTCCCGTATTACAAGATTTACACGGCAGAGATCACGCATATTTACGAATTTCGTTAATAGAACGCTGTAATTTACGTTGCTCCTATTGCATGCCTGCAGAAGGTGTTCCGCTTTCGCCGAAAAGCCATTTAATGACTTACGAGGAAATTTATGATATAGCAAAAATCTTCGTAAAACATGGCGTTACTAAAATTAGACTAACTGGCGGTGAACCTTTAATTAGAAAGGATATCCCTGTAATTCTAGAACAGCTATCATCACTTCCTGTAGAATTATCAATTACATCTAATGCCGTAATTATAGATAAGTATATTGATATTCTAAAAAAGAATGGAGTTAACAATATTAATGTAAGTTTAGATTCTTTAGATGCCGAAAAATTTAAGCACATCACGAGGCGAGATCAATTCACGAAAGTTTATAACAACATTTTACTTTTAGTAAAAGAAGGTTTTAATGTGAAGCTTAATGCGGTATTGATGAAAGATTTTAATGAAGATGAAATTATCGATTTTATCCATTTTACTAAAGATTTACCCATTGCGGTTCGGTTTATAGAGTTTATGCCTTTTGATGGCAACAAATGGGATATGAGTAAAATGGTATCTTATGCCGATGTTATGCAATTGGTTAACGCCGCTTTCCCCGAAACGGATATTGTACGCTTAACCGATGCTCCAAATGACACCTCTAAAAACTACAAAATAAAAGGCTACCAAGGTAGTTTTGCTATTATTAGTTCTGTGACTAATCCGTTTTGCGATTCTTGCAATAGATTGCGCTTAACAGCAAACGGACAATTAAAAAACTGCTTGTTTTCATCGGGAGAATCCGATTTACTAACAACTTTGAGAGCAGGGAATTCTATTGAGCCAATTATCCAAAAAGCTGTACAAGCTAAATTTAAAGTGCGAGGTGGTATGGATACTCTAAAAAAATTACAAGAACCTAAACTGCACAATAACAATAGAAGTATGATAACTATTGGTGGTTAA
- the moaCB gene encoding bifunctional molybdenum cofactor biosynthesis protein MoaC/MoaB — MVDITHKSTTLRTAIAQAVVKVSKPETIEAIKNDTVPKGHVFAMSKAAGLLGVKRTPDILPDCHPLPIEFTGVEYDINGLEITVLFTVKTIYKTGVEVEAMHGASVVALNMYDMLKPIDKGIEIHAIKLLEKKGGKSDFRDRFRKDLKAAVVVCSDTISAGHKEDKAGKAIIEKLESCDVKISEYVIIPDEIEDIQAKAKQYEAEGIDMVIYTGGTGLSGRDVTPEALIPLLDRRIPGIEEAIRNYGQDRTPFSMLSRSVAGTIKDTLILALPGSTNGAKESMDAIFPAVLHSFRILKGARHD; from the coding sequence ATGGTAGACATCACCCATAAAAGCACAACTTTACGCACTGCAATCGCTCAAGCTGTGGTAAAAGTAAGTAAACCCGAAACTATAGAAGCTATTAAAAACGATACCGTGCCTAAAGGACATGTTTTTGCGATGAGCAAAGCTGCAGGGCTTTTAGGAGTAAAACGTACTCCAGATATTTTACCCGATTGCCACCCTTTACCTATTGAATTTACCGGTGTGGAATACGATATTAACGGATTGGAAATCACCGTACTTTTTACAGTAAAAACTATTTACAAAACAGGTGTTGAAGTTGAAGCCATGCATGGAGCAAGCGTTGTGGCCTTAAATATGTACGACATGCTGAAACCTATTGATAAAGGCATCGAGATTCACGCCATTAAGTTATTAGAGAAAAAAGGTGGGAAATCGGATTTTAGAGATCGTTTTAGAAAAGATTTAAAAGCAGCAGTAGTTGTTTGTTCTGATACTATTTCTGCTGGACATAAAGAAGATAAAGCTGGTAAAGCCATTATTGAAAAATTAGAATCTTGCGATGTGAAAATTTCAGAATATGTTATTATTCCTGATGAAATTGAAGATATTCAAGCTAAAGCCAAACAATACGAGGCCGAAGGTATCGATATGGTTATTTACACTGGAGGCACAGGACTTTCTGGGCGCGATGTAACACCAGAAGCTTTAATTCCGTTGTTAGATAGACGTATTCCTGGAATTGAAGAAGCTATTAGAAATTACGGTCAAGACCGTACACCGTTTTCTATGTTATCGCGCAGCGTTGCTGGTACTATAAAAGATACACTAATTTTAGCTTTACCTGGCTCAACTAATGGTGCTAAGGAATCTATGGATGCCATTTTTCCTGCTGTTTTACATAGTTTCAGGATTTTGAAAGGCGCTAGACACGATTAG
- a CDS encoding molybdenum cofactor biosynthesis protein MoaE, with product MKDKKPKSVFKEGPITSDFIGNSIYKHQTKTSIGAHNIFLGQVRADVIDDKTVAAIEYTAYEDMANKKFHDIREAAFDKFDLTCMHIYHSLGTVKAGEICLFVFVSSPRRKVVFEALEFIVEAIKADVPVFGKEIFEDETHQWKVNS from the coding sequence ATGAAAGATAAAAAACCTAAAAGCGTATTTAAAGAAGGCCCAATAACATCAGACTTTATAGGGAATTCTATTTATAAACATCAAACGAAAACAAGTATTGGTGCTCATAACATTTTTTTAGGACAAGTTCGTGCCGATGTTATCGATGATAAAACGGTAGCAGCTATAGAATACACGGCTTACGAAGATATGGCAAACAAAAAATTTCATGATATTCGAGAGGCTGCTTTTGATAAATTCGACCTTACCTGCATGCACATTTATCATAGTTTAGGCACTGTAAAAGCAGGCGAAATATGCTTATTTGTATTTGTATCATCACCGAGACGTAAAGTGGTTTTTGAAGCTTTAGAATTTATAGTTGAAGCGATTAAAGCTGATGTACCTGTTTTTGGAAAAGAAATTTTTGAAGATGAAACGCATCAATGGAAAGTGAATTCATAA
- the moeB gene encoding molybdopterin-synthase adenylyltransferase MoeB, producing the protein MSNRYNRHIILSEIGEIGQNKLNQAKVLVIGAGGLGCPVLQYLAAAGIGNIGIIDFDLVDITNLQRQILYGTSTLGKNKAEAAKARLEDLNSDISIVAYPEKLTHKNALDLFKLYDIIVDGSDNFETRYLVNDACIIANKPLVFGAIYKFEGQISVFNYKNGPSYRCLFPEAQTKGSAPNCSEIGVLGVLPGIIGTMQANEVLKIILELGNTLSGKLFCYNALTLENTTLKIKRSETAVESVLNDKDNFHLKAINWNCEVEIIPISIESVLSEKNIQFIDVRETHEQPKIDDLPIMYIPLSQLENQLDQIDITKKKAIFCQSGMRSKRAVELLLEHNILNCFSIVEGAAEIQNKINEHNNMLLNER; encoded by the coding sequence ATGAGTAACAGATATAACCGACATATTATCCTTTCTGAAATTGGAGAGATTGGACAAAACAAATTAAACCAAGCCAAAGTTTTAGTTATTGGTGCAGGTGGTTTGGGTTGCCCAGTTTTGCAATACCTTGCAGCTGCAGGCATTGGTAATATTGGCATTATTGATTTCGACCTGGTTGATATTACAAATTTACAACGTCAAATTCTTTATGGAACTTCAACGTTAGGTAAAAACAAAGCTGAAGCTGCCAAAGCACGTTTAGAAGATTTGAATAGCGATATTTCTATTGTAGCTTATCCGGAAAAACTAACACATAAAAATGCTCTAGATTTATTTAAATTATACGATATAATTGTAGATGGTTCCGATAATTTTGAAACTCGTTATTTAGTTAACGATGCCTGCATTATCGCAAACAAACCGCTAGTTTTTGGAGCTATTTATAAATTTGAAGGTCAGATTTCGGTGTTTAATTATAAAAATGGACCAAGTTATCGTTGTTTGTTTCCCGAAGCACAAACAAAAGGGAGTGCGCCAAATTGTTCAGAAATTGGTGTTTTAGGTGTGCTTCCAGGAATTATTGGCACCATGCAAGCTAACGAAGTTTTAAAGATCATTTTAGAACTTGGTAACACACTATCCGGGAAACTATTTTGCTACAATGCCTTAACATTAGAAAACACAACCTTAAAGATTAAACGGTCGGAAACTGCCGTTGAATCTGTTCTTAATGACAAAGACAATTTTCATCTAAAAGCAATCAATTGGAATTGTGAGGTTGAAATTATCCCTATTTCAATTGAAAGTGTTTTATCAGAAAAAAACATTCAATTTATTGATGTTAGAGAAACTCATGAACAACCAAAAATTGACGATTTACCTATTATGTATATTCCGTTAAGTCAGCTAGAAAATCAACTAGATCAAATCGATATCACAAAAAAGAAAGCTATTTTTTGTCAATCAGGAATGCGAAGTAAACGCGCGGTAGAACTATTACTAGAACATAACATATTAAACTGTTTTAGTATTGTTGAAGGCGCCGCCGAAATACAAAATAAAATAAACGAACATAATAACATGTTACTAAATGAAAGATAA
- a CDS encoding MoaD/ThiS family protein gives MQLNIKYFGQISEITEINEECIEFSGDNVSDLLEVLHSKYKNLENKDFKVAQNQELVSEATKISGQDIALLPPFAGG, from the coding sequence ATGCAATTAAACATAAAGTATTTCGGACAAATTTCTGAAATTACAGAGATTAATGAAGAGTGTATCGAATTTTCGGGAGATAATGTTTCCGATCTTTTAGAGGTTCTTCATTCTAAATATAAAAACCTAGAAAATAAAGATTTTAAGGTAGCTCAAAACCAAGAATTAGTTTCGGAAGCCACTAAAATATCGGGTCAAGACATTGCATTATTACCACCATTTGCTGGTGGATAA
- a CDS encoding molybdenum cofactor guanylyltransferase: MIDKTNITGIILAGGKSSRMGTDKGFLMLNGKSFMQHSIDALKPLVSEFIIVSNNTDYDVFGVNRINDSIENAGPLAGIYSGLKESKTDYNLVLSCDIPLINSDVLRQLISGIDATSEVIQIESNNRKMPLIALYSKSCKTKFERLLNAGERKLQFAVNQCCVKSVSINENEDLFTTNVNTKDELKQLKACN; encoded by the coding sequence ATGATAGATAAAACGAATATAACAGGCATTATTCTCGCAGGCGGGAAAAGTTCTCGAATGGGTACTGATAAAGGCTTTTTAATGCTGAATGGTAAATCGTTTATGCAACATAGCATCGATGCTTTAAAGCCGTTAGTTTCAGAATTTATTATAGTATCAAATAATACGGATTATGATGTTTTTGGCGTAAACCGAATTAATGATTCTATTGAAAACGCAGGGCCTTTAGCCGGAATTTATTCTGGTTTAAAAGAATCTAAAACAGATTACAATTTAGTGCTGAGTTGCGATATTCCTTTGATAAATTCAGATGTTTTAAGACAGTTAATTTCGGGTATCGATGCCACTTCCGAAGTTATTCAAATAGAAAGTAATAATCGAAAAATGCCACTGATTGCACTTTATAGTAAATCTTGCAAAACTAAATTTGAGAGGCTATTAAACGCAGGCGAACGAAAATTACAATTTGCCGTAAACCAGTGTTGTGTTAAGAGCGTTTCTATTAATGAAAATGAAGATTTATTTACAACAAATGTTAACACTAAAGATGAATTAAAACAGTTAAAAGCATGCAATTAA
- a CDS encoding sulfite exporter TauE/SafE family protein, with amino-acid sequence MLQTENITLFLIILPIVSFLYSSVGHGGASGYLALMALFSFAPETMKPTALLLNLFVAGISFYYYFKAGFFNKKLFLAFAITSIPFAFFGGTIEIDASIYKKILAVLLVFAILKMLNVFGKESDNIKEVKLWQGLFFGSIIGFFSGLIGIGGGIILSPVILLFHWGKMKEAAAVSALFIWVNSASGLVGQLYSGVTLQKESFLLVAIALIGGILGGYFGSKKINNMQLRYILAFVLIIACGKLFFT; translated from the coding sequence ATGCTACAAACCGAAAACATAACCTTGTTTCTAATTATTTTACCCATTGTATCCTTTCTATATTCTAGTGTTGGACATGGTGGCGCAAGTGGTTATTTAGCCCTTATGGCGCTGTTTTCGTTTGCTCCAGAAACAATGAAACCCACTGCCCTATTGCTTAATTTATTTGTGGCAGGAATTTCATTTTACTATTATTTTAAAGCAGGCTTTTTTAATAAAAAACTATTTCTAGCCTTTGCAATAACCTCTATTCCATTTGCTTTTTTTGGAGGCACTATTGAAATCGACGCTTCTATTTATAAAAAAATATTGGCCGTTTTACTCGTTTTTGCCATATTAAAAATGCTTAATGTTTTTGGAAAAGAAAGTGATAATATAAAGGAGGTAAAACTTTGGCAGGGCCTCTTTTTCGGAAGTATAATTGGTTTTTTCTCTGGGCTCATTGGTATTGGTGGCGGCATTATTTTAAGTCCAGTGATTTTATTATTTCATTGGGGTAAAATGAAGGAAGCCGCAGCCGTTTCTGCATTGTTTATTTGGGTAAACTCCGCATCAGGTTTGGTTGGTCAATTATATAGTGGTGTTACACTTCAAAAGGAATCCTTTCTATTAGTAGCCATTGCTTTAATTGGTGGTATTTTAGGTGGTTACTTCGGAAGTAAAAAAATAAACAACATGCAACTTCGCTATATTTTAGCCTTTGTTTTAATTATTGCCTGTGGCAAATTATTTTTCACTTAA
- a CDS encoding winged helix-turn-helix domain-containing protein codes for MSYKIKSRIWIESENHVLLGEGRVQLLKAIETKGSLSKAAKTLGLSYKKAWSLIDSVNKSAKKPVTINSTGGKGGGGAELTDYGKQLIAVFDEINNNCWNFLDEQTQKLDEL; via the coding sequence ATGAGCTACAAAATTAAAAGCAGAATTTGGATAGAATCCGAAAACCATGTGCTTTTAGGTGAAGGGCGCGTGCAATTATTAAAAGCCATTGAAACCAAAGGATCTTTATCTAAAGCAGCTAAAACTTTAGGTTTATCATACAAAAAAGCATGGTCTCTAATAGATTCTGTAAACAAATCGGCTAAAAAACCTGTAACTATAAATAGTACAGGCGGCAAAGGTGGCGGAGGTGCAGAATTAACAGATTATGGCAAACAATTAATTGCCGTGTTCGATGAAATAAATAATAACTGTTGGAATTTTTTAGATGAACAAACTCAGAAACTTGATGAATTATAG